A single region of the Saprospiraceae bacterium genome encodes:
- a CDS encoding DUF1456 family protein, with the protein MDNNDILRRLRYTLNLNDARMVLLFELGGQAVSKEAVNNWLKKTDDPAFQVLPDTQLAIFLNGLITEKRGKKEGAQPAPETELNNNIILRKLKIAFDLKTEDIMALFRLIDKHISAHELTAFLRNPKQRQYRPCEDQYLRNFLSGLQKKLRP; encoded by the coding sequence ATGGATAACAACGACATCTTGCGCCGCCTCCGTTATACTTTAAATCTTAATGATGCCAGAATGGTTCTGCTTTTTGAATTAGGCGGACAAGCGGTGAGTAAAGAGGCAGTGAATAATTGGCTGAAAAAAACCGATGACCCCGCCTTTCAAGTCTTGCCCGATACCCAGTTGGCCATTTTTCTGAACGGCCTGATTACCGAAAAAAGAGGGAAAAAAGAAGGTGCTCAACCCGCCCCAGAAACCGAGCTAAACAATAACATCATCCTGCGAAAGCTTAAAATTGCCTTTGACCTGAAGACGGAGGACATCATGGCCCTGTTCCGGCTAATTGATAAGCACATTAGTGCCCACGAATTGACCGCCTTTCTTCGAAATCCCAAACAGCGACAATATCGCCCCTGCGAGGACCAATACCTCCGGAATTTCCTGAGCGGCCTGCAAAAGAAACTTCGCCCCTGA
- a CDS encoding sulfatase-like hydrolase/transferase, producing the protein MKPTYDLLGLFFLLHLSLAGQPQRLPAPEKPNVLIIMADDLGYSDLGCYGGEIHTPNLDALAANGLRFRHFYNTARCCPTRAALLTGQYQHKVGLSKNGQSMNRKGVTIAEVLKGQQYQTGMVGKWHLTEAKPLPDPAEHLQWLNHQKYLDKDFGDLNTYPTRRGFDQFYGIVWGVIDYFDPFSLVDGEQPVQHRAKDYYITNDFTQKSVAYIEGFAKQEAPFFLYVAYTAPHWPIHALPADIEKYKDTYSGGWEVLRKNRYDRQVKMGLIDPAKSPLNPLEGRKWESLSPTEKAFNARKMAVHAAMVDRVDQGVGAILAALKKTGQLDHTVILFLADNGASPEIPGQPGYDRNSATRTGQKVNYKEDISLEALGAQTTYTGIGPEWANAVNTPYRYWKYESYGGGIRTPAILHWGGLQTAKGQIIDELSHVMDVMPTVLDLSGANYPKTYQGNDIGHLDGHSLLPTLQNKQRNGYQNLYFEHENGKAMIAGDWKITLLRSTNEWGLYNLKEDPTEAVDLSETYPEKLKALKAKWQNWYNDVTAGTEMDRKRQNARLDHVQTAAIRIRDPFIVADKKSQTYYMYAQMQNRQPGEEAPQGVEVYTSKDLENWTAPKPVLTLADDFWARKSVWAPEVHVYKGAYYLFVTLTSSEKLSETPNPENGAIQWKRGTHIFKADAPEGPFRPLQKQAHTPADWMSLDGTLWVENGKPYMAFCHEWAQTFDGTIEVVELAPDLSKPIGKPQLLFKASAADWARNMKDIGYKQNGLVTDGPFFYKNTHGELIMIWSSFGEQEYAIGQARSTTGSIFGPWEQMAEPLVKANGGHGMIFYTLEGQLMLAFHQPNSREKERLHLKKIGETETGLLAIVDEQNGSDGPVKKISENELPSPAPPGWEALFNGKNLDGWHLAIRDTTFAGTMEDLFEVKNGLIHVYPSQENLSEQTFAGLITEQTYSHYKLSLEYKWGTRKFKPRHEFVRDAGIIFHVHGADQIWPNGVECQIQEGDTGDLWAIGTRVSSKVQNVIRNYDPNGELVTMGKPEQRFHRFHRAYSWEVPGWNKIDIEVKGDHAIFMLNGKVVNEAIAMQYWEEESKTYRPLTAGKILIQAEGAELYYRNIFIQPL; encoded by the coding sequence ATGAAACCGACATACGATTTATTAGGACTTTTTTTCTTGTTACACCTGTCGCTTGCCGGGCAACCGCAGCGCCTTCCCGCTCCAGAGAAGCCCAATGTTCTGATCATCATGGCAGATGACCTTGGCTACTCGGACCTTGGTTGCTACGGAGGCGAAATCCACACCCCCAACCTCGATGCCCTGGCCGCCAATGGTTTGCGTTTCCGCCATTTCTACAATACGGCCCGGTGTTGCCCCACCCGGGCTGCCCTGCTGACCGGACAATACCAGCACAAAGTCGGTCTGTCTAAAAACGGCCAAAGCATGAACCGGAAAGGGGTGACCATTGCCGAAGTGTTGAAAGGCCAACAATACCAGACTGGCATGGTCGGAAAATGGCATTTAACGGAAGCAAAACCGCTACCTGATCCAGCTGAACACCTACAATGGCTCAATCACCAAAAATACTTGGACAAAGATTTTGGCGACCTCAATACTTACCCTACGCGCCGAGGGTTCGATCAGTTTTATGGCATTGTCTGGGGCGTTATTGATTATTTTGACCCCTTTTCCTTAGTCGATGGAGAACAACCTGTTCAGCACAGGGCAAAAGACTACTATATCACCAATGATTTTACCCAAAAAAGTGTAGCATATATCGAGGGTTTTGCCAAGCAGGAAGCACCCTTCTTTTTGTATGTAGCTTACACGGCGCCGCATTGGCCCATTCATGCCCTCCCTGCCGATATTGAAAAATACAAAGATACCTACTCGGGAGGCTGGGAGGTATTGCGGAAAAACCGCTACGACCGCCAGGTGAAAATGGGCTTAATTGACCCAGCGAAATCACCGCTAAATCCATTAGAAGGGAGAAAATGGGAAAGCCTTAGCCCCACAGAGAAAGCCTTTAATGCCAGGAAAATGGCCGTTCATGCTGCTATGGTGGACAGGGTGGACCAGGGGGTTGGCGCTATTCTAGCCGCTTTGAAAAAGACCGGGCAACTCGATCATACCGTCATCCTTTTTTTAGCTGATAATGGCGCATCGCCTGAAATTCCGGGGCAACCGGGCTATGACCGTAATTCGGCTACCCGAACGGGGCAAAAAGTAAACTATAAAGAGGATATTAGCTTGGAAGCATTGGGGGCTCAGACTACTTATACAGGCATCGGACCGGAATGGGCAAATGCCGTCAATACGCCCTATCGTTATTGGAAATATGAGTCTTATGGCGGAGGAATTCGTACCCCCGCTATCTTACATTGGGGTGGTTTGCAAACTGCCAAAGGGCAAATCATTGACGAATTAAGCCACGTTATGGATGTTATGCCCACGGTATTAGACCTTTCCGGTGCCAATTATCCGAAAACCTACCAGGGCAATGACATCGGTCACCTGGATGGGCATAGCCTTCTTCCTACGCTTCAAAACAAGCAGCGCAACGGCTATCAAAACCTCTACTTCGAGCATGAAAATGGGAAAGCAATGATAGCAGGCGATTGGAAAATCACCCTGTTGCGCAGCACTAACGAATGGGGCTTGTACAACCTGAAAGAAGACCCTACGGAGGCCGTCGATTTAAGCGAAACCTATCCCGAAAAGTTAAAAGCTTTAAAAGCCAAATGGCAAAACTGGTATAATGACGTGACCGCAGGAACAGAAATGGATAGAAAGAGGCAAAATGCCCGATTGGACCATGTTCAGACCGCTGCCATCCGTATTCGCGACCCCTTTATTGTTGCAGATAAAAAAAGCCAGACCTATTATATGTATGCCCAAATGCAGAATCGCCAGCCAGGCGAGGAGGCGCCCCAAGGCGTAGAGGTCTATACCAGCAAAGATCTGGAAAACTGGACGGCACCCAAGCCGGTGTTGACTTTGGCGGATGACTTTTGGGCCAGAAAAAGCGTTTGGGCACCCGAAGTGCATGTCTATAAAGGAGCTTATTATTTATTCGTAACCCTTACCTCCTCCGAAAAATTAAGCGAAACACCCAACCCCGAAAATGGGGCCATACAATGGAAAAGAGGAACCCATATTTTTAAAGCGGATGCTCCGGAGGGCCCTTTTCGCCCCTTACAAAAACAGGCCCATACTCCTGCCGACTGGATGAGCCTGGATGGTACCCTGTGGGTAGAAAACGGCAAACCTTATATGGCGTTTTGCCATGAGTGGGCACAAACTTTCGATGGAACCATAGAAGTCGTAGAATTGGCCCCTGATTTGTCAAAACCTATCGGAAAGCCCCAATTGCTGTTTAAAGCTTCAGCAGCGGATTGGGCGCGAAATATGAAAGACATTGGCTACAAACAAAATGGTTTGGTAACCGACGGCCCCTTTTTTTACAAAAACACGCATGGAGAATTGATCATGATCTGGTCGAGTTTTGGCGAGCAGGAATATGCCATTGGACAGGCGCGCTCAACAACTGGGTCCATCTTTGGCCCTTGGGAACAAATGGCCGAACCATTGGTCAAAGCAAATGGTGGCCATGGTATGATCTTTTACACCCTCGAGGGGCAGCTCATGCTGGCGTTTCACCAGCCCAATTCGCGAGAGAAAGAGCGCCTGCACTTGAAAAAAATCGGGGAAACGGAGACTGGCCTTTTAGCAATAGTGGATGAACAAAATGGAAGCGACGGCCCGGTGAAAAAGATTAGTGAGAATGAGCTACCTTCCCCTGCTCCACCTGGCTGGGAAGCTTTATTTAATGGCAAAAACCTGGATGGCTGGCACCTGGCCATCAGGGACACGACCTTTGCAGGAACAATGGAAGACCTTTTTGAGGTGAAAAATGGCCTTATCCATGTCTACCCTTCGCAAGAAAATTTATCTGAACAAACCTTTGCAGGCTTAATTACGGAACAAACTTATAGCCATTATAAACTGAGCTTGGAATATAAATGGGGAACCAGGAAATTTAAACCTCGACATGAATTTGTGAGGGATGCAGGTATCATTTTTCATGTACATGGAGCGGATCAAATTTGGCCCAACGGGGTGGAATGTCAGATACAGGAAGGAGATACCGGAGATCTATGGGCGATCGGCACCAGGGTAAGTTCCAAGGTCCAGAACGTGATCCGAAATTATGATCCTAATGGCGAATTGGTGACCATGGGCAAGCCAGAACAGCGCTTCCACCGCTTTCATCGAGCCTACAGCTGGGAAGTACCAGGGTGGAATAAAATTGACATTGAAGTAAAAGGCGACCATGCCATCTTTATGCTTAATGGTAAGGTCGTCAACGAAGCCATTGCTATGCAATATTGGGAGGAAGAATCAAAAACATATCGCCCCTTGACGGCTGGGAAAATCCTGATTCAAGCAGAAGGGGCCGAATTGTATTATCGGAATATCTTCATTCAACCCTTGTGA
- a CDS encoding DUF1593 domain-containing protein, with the protein MKKDFYLLLSCLMGTLSILAQSVSPNEGKIPLAVGQWQSQKPKVWIYSDMTDKTLPGPNHMGTINDPDDISAMAAYLLMANMFDTKGIVIGSTHREQHKDTPDQAAWANLFLGEAYQKDLAKLNKHIGGYPEEMHFVQSSIKASAERYDQQKEYLSLASYSTVKALFDAAQSEPDIINVLCWGSLTEPAILVNHCLHTNRVDILQKLRFIAHWTNSTLHQGTPEHPEQVANCREDAAACAYLKQTALNGHIQYYECGAIGQHGIVSGSPKGTAYFDQFKSSHLGKIFAEGKFVHDSVDHSDAATYWVLLRDWGVSLADIRSNGTNDPATEAANEKKFAHHSRAIHDELLRRARAAIDE; encoded by the coding sequence ATGAAAAAAGACTTTTACCTCTTACTTTCCTGTTTGATGGGCACCCTGTCTATCCTGGCACAATCAGTATCACCCAACGAAGGGAAAATACCTTTAGCTGTCGGTCAATGGCAATCCCAAAAACCGAAGGTTTGGATTTATTCAGATATGACGGATAAAACCCTGCCCGGTCCCAACCACATGGGTACTATCAATGACCCAGATGATATCTCTGCCATGGCAGCTTATTTACTGATGGCCAATATGTTTGACACCAAGGGCATAGTTATTGGTAGTACTCATCGGGAACAACATAAGGATACACCAGATCAGGCCGCATGGGCGAACCTTTTTTTGGGAGAAGCTTATCAAAAAGACTTGGCAAAACTTAATAAACATATTGGCGGCTACCCCGAAGAGATGCACTTTGTCCAATCTAGTATCAAAGCATCAGCAGAGCGATATGATCAGCAAAAAGAGTACCTTAGTTTAGCTTCCTATTCGACTGTAAAAGCTTTATTTGATGCCGCTCAGAGCGAACCTGACATCATCAATGTCTTATGCTGGGGTTCCCTGACGGAACCAGCCATCTTGGTCAATCATTGTCTGCATACCAATCGGGTGGATATTTTACAAAAATTGCGTTTCATAGCCCATTGGACGAATTCTACCTTACATCAAGGTACCCCGGAACACCCCGAACAGGTAGCTAATTGTCGAGAAGATGCAGCAGCATGCGCCTACTTAAAGCAGACGGCCTTAAATGGGCATATCCAATACTACGAATGCGGAGCTATCGGACAGCACGGCATTGTCAGCGGAAGTCCAAAAGGTACAGCCTATTTCGACCAATTTAAAAGTAGCCACCTGGGGAAAATATTTGCCGAAGGAAAGTTTGTTCATGATAGTGTGGACCATTCAGATGCGGCAACTTATTGGGTATTGTTGAGGGATTGGGGAGTGAGTTTGGCTGATATCAGGAGTAATGGTACCAATGACCCAGCCACGGAAGCTGCCAATGAAAAAAAGTTCGCCCATCATTCCAGGGCCATCCATGATGAACTATTGAGGCGAGCCAGGGCAGCTATAGATGAATAG
- a CDS encoding sulfatase produces the protein MNKPITIWLCSTLLLLCSACNNPKPSSEDQSQKFNVLFLTVDDMNGWNTRNEYPAVKMPYFDKFKKEACNFTKNICPAPVCVPSRAAFFSGIAPHKTGAYYNGCDPWRRSELLRQAETIPECFKRNGYETFGRGKIFHAQLEEGREEAMFDNRPIYKGGFGPFAEREDWVGGKGQFQSVKAWEGPDSDFPDVKNADAAIEFLQQNHDKPFFCYLGLWRPHTPYTAPKRFFELYEESAVTYPTGWKEGDLDDIPTMGLDLVDSLSFFGTDLPSKRETFKRMIYGYLATMSFADWSVGRVIAALDNSPYADNTIVVVASDNGYHMGEKEKWQKGTLWELSAYSPLLIRLPGGSALELPQTVSLMDIYPTLIELCHLTPPKQPLDGESLMAIIRDPSAKRAPSFMTYGEAYSSVLDGQYRYIRYPDGTEELYDHAIDPHEWDNLATPTNRPTMDRLAKFIPAEFAEMLGGRTEAAQKIPGLPKQVGGT, from the coding sequence ATGAATAAACCAATAACCATTTGGCTGTGCAGTACCCTCCTTCTGCTCTGCTCTGCCTGTAATAACCCAAAACCGTCAAGCGAAGACCAATCTCAAAAATTCAATGTCCTCTTCCTCACCGTAGACGACATGAACGGCTGGAACACCAGGAACGAATACCCCGCCGTCAAAATGCCTTATTTTGATAAGTTTAAAAAGGAAGCCTGCAATTTTACGAAAAACATTTGCCCTGCACCGGTTTGTGTGCCTTCCCGAGCTGCCTTTTTCAGCGGTATCGCCCCCCATAAAACAGGCGCCTATTACAATGGCTGCGACCCCTGGCGCCGTTCCGAACTGCTGCGACAAGCAGAAACCATCCCCGAATGCTTTAAACGCAATGGGTACGAGACCTTCGGTAGAGGTAAAATTTTTCATGCGCAACTGGAGGAGGGTAGGGAGGAAGCCATGTTTGACAACCGACCTATTTACAAAGGCGGATTTGGTCCATTTGCTGAGAGAGAAGATTGGGTAGGGGGTAAGGGCCAATTTCAGTCTGTGAAAGCATGGGAAGGCCCCGATTCGGATTTTCCCGATGTTAAAAATGCCGATGCGGCGATCGAATTTTTACAACAAAATCACGATAAACCTTTCTTTTGTTACCTTGGCTTATGGCGACCACATACGCCCTACACCGCCCCCAAACGATTTTTTGAGTTGTATGAAGAATCCGCAGTGACTTATCCGACCGGATGGAAAGAAGGAGACCTTGACGATATTCCGACCATGGGCCTGGATCTCGTAGATTCCCTGAGTTTTTTCGGGACGGATTTGCCAAGCAAGCGCGAAACTTTCAAACGCATGATTTATGGCTACCTGGCCACCATGTCCTTTGCGGATTGGTCGGTGGGGCGCGTCATAGCGGCCTTGGATAATTCACCTTATGCGGATAACACGATCGTGGTCGTTGCTTCTGATAATGGCTACCACATGGGGGAAAAGGAAAAATGGCAAAAAGGTACTCTTTGGGAGTTATCCGCCTATTCCCCTTTACTGATTCGATTGCCGGGCGGATCAGCCCTGGAACTTCCTCAAACAGTTAGTTTAATGGATATTTACCCAACCCTGATTGAGCTTTGCCACTTGACGCCACCCAAACAACCCCTGGATGGAGAAAGCCTCATGGCTATAATCCGCGATCCATCTGCCAAACGCGCCCCCAGTTTTATGACCTATGGCGAAGCGTATTCCTCCGTATTGGATGGACAATACCGCTATATTCGCTATCCCGATGGTACAGAGGAGCTTTACGACCATGCTATCGACCCGCATGAATGGGATAACTTGGCCACACCCACTAATCGGCCCACTATGGATAGATTAGCGAAATTCATCCCTGCTGAATTTGCCGAGATGCTGGGTGGGAGGACGGAGGCTGCCCAGAAGATTCCCGGTTTGCCAAAGCAGGTCGGGGGGACTTAG
- a CDS encoding glycoside hydrolase family 2 TIM barrel-domain containing protein — MIKAIVTAGLCYLSLTLGAQNWQMADVPLATPWASKVNPENVLPEYPRPMMVRPEWKNLNGLWQFQEAKLSDKVPFNTQLQEKILVPFPWESALSGIRRQLDTYRAWYRRTFTLPENWDNQRVLLHFGAVDWEAVVYVNGRCAGTHQGAYDAFSFDITPYLEKQVAQEIIVAVYDPGNSEGITVGKQNNSRFADPQRYAYAPSSGIWQTVWLEAVPQVYLTDIKMVPDVDNEAIVFTINASTQKLAKRKVEILVKEGSKQVAMTTGGFNTPIHLHLPNPKLWSPNDPFLYDVEIRMKDSLLVEDVVTSYVGMRKIAINPYQGIQRILLNDTFVFQMGPLDQGYWPDGLYTAPTDEALKWDIEQAKAFGFNMIRKHIKVEPQRWYYWCDKMGILVWQDMPSTFSKRTEAEKTIFETELQQLLKTHWNHPSIINWVVFNEHWGAYDVERLTEMVMALDPSRLVTGNSGIDAGKPDVDYVVGHIKDNHSYRPPSTPFGNTKRAIVNGEYGAIGYLLEDHVWDTDGPWVHFNYEGKEAATLEYERFINMILKFQEEGLSAAVYTQWTDVENEMNGIFTYDRKQEKLDQARITAANRLTWALDRLREKYR; from the coding sequence GTGATCAAAGCAATTGTTACCGCCGGCCTATGCTACCTTTCCCTCACCTTAGGTGCCCAAAACTGGCAAATGGCCGACGTGCCCCTGGCCACTCCCTGGGCCTCCAAGGTCAACCCGGAAAACGTCCTGCCAGAATACCCCCGTCCCATGATGGTCCGCCCGGAATGGAAAAACCTCAATGGACTATGGCAATTCCAGGAAGCCAAACTATCGGATAAAGTACCTTTTAATACCCAACTGCAGGAAAAGATACTGGTGCCCTTTCCCTGGGAATCTGCTTTGTCAGGCATCCGGCGACAATTAGATACCTATCGGGCCTGGTACCGGCGAACCTTTACCCTTCCCGAAAACTGGGATAATCAAAGGGTGCTGTTACACTTCGGGGCAGTCGATTGGGAAGCAGTGGTGTACGTCAATGGACGGTGTGCAGGCACGCACCAAGGTGCTTATGATGCCTTCTCTTTTGATATTACGCCTTACCTTGAAAAGCAAGTCGCGCAAGAAATTATCGTCGCCGTTTACGATCCCGGCAATAGCGAAGGAATCACGGTTGGCAAACAAAACAATAGTCGCTTTGCCGACCCTCAACGTTATGCTTATGCCCCCAGCTCCGGCATCTGGCAAACCGTCTGGTTAGAAGCCGTCCCTCAGGTTTACCTGACGGATATTAAAATGGTACCCGATGTTGATAATGAAGCAATTGTTTTTACGATTAATGCTTCCACCCAAAAGCTTGCAAAAAGAAAGGTGGAAATATTGGTAAAAGAAGGGTCTAAACAGGTAGCCATGACTACTGGTGGCTTTAACACCCCCATTCACCTCCATCTCCCTAACCCCAAATTATGGTCGCCAAATGATCCCTTTTTATACGATGTAGAAATTCGGATGAAAGATAGTTTGTTGGTAGAGGATGTGGTCACTAGCTATGTGGGAATGCGAAAAATAGCGATAAACCCCTACCAAGGTATCCAGCGCATCCTGCTCAATGACACCTTTGTTTTCCAAATGGGGCCCCTCGACCAGGGTTATTGGCCCGATGGCCTCTACACCGCTCCCACCGACGAAGCGCTCAAATGGGATATCGAACAGGCCAAAGCCTTTGGGTTCAATATGATCCGCAAACACATCAAAGTGGAACCCCAACGCTGGTATTATTGGTGTGATAAAATGGGTATCTTGGTCTGGCAAGATATGCCTTCCACGTTCAGCAAACGAACCGAAGCCGAAAAAACCATCTTTGAAACGGAATTGCAGCAGCTTTTAAAAACCCATTGGAATCACCCCTCAATCATCAACTGGGTGGTTTTTAACGAACATTGGGGCGCCTATGATGTCGAACGACTAACAGAGATGGTCATGGCCCTGGATCCTTCGCGGTTGGTGACCGGTAATAGCGGAATTGATGCAGGCAAACCCGATGTAGATTATGTCGTCGGACACATCAAAGATAACCACAGCTACCGCCCGCCCTCCACGCCCTTTGGCAATACCAAAAGGGCTATTGTTAATGGCGAATATGGTGCTATTGGTTATCTGCTCGAAGACCATGTTTGGGACACAGATGGCCCGTGGGTGCACTTCAATTACGAAGGTAAAGAAGCGGCTACCCTGGAGTATGAACGTTTTATCAATATGATTTTAAAATTCCAGGAAGAAGGCCTGAGTGCAGCGGTGTACACCCAGTGGACAGATGTGGAAAACGAAATGAATGGCATTTTTACCTATGATCGAAAGCAGGAAAAGTTGGATCAGGCTCGTATAACAGCCGCTAACCGTTTAACTTGGGCGCTGGACAGATTGCGGGAGAAATATCGGTAG
- a CDS encoding sulfatase, producing MYQKINLWLLFPFVAIACSCAIKNGMETTATPQQQYNILFIAVDDLNDWTGFLGQYPQTLTPNMDKLAAQGMAFEKAYCAAPVCNPSRAAIMSGYRCATTGIYHNEDDVFSYPLIQQSLMLPQYFSKYGYQTMARGKIYHTPATGQHTWDVWSKTAGGYGNVKKEPGKMANGIPVGEMPENMDWGPTDLPFEETQDFLTADWAAKQLADKHEKPFFLACGLFRPHLKWHVPQAFFDKFNPDLLQLPLVKEDDLNDVAEKKPMPTKEYLTIKKYGKEKEALQAYLASINYADACIGHLLDALDKSKYRDNTIVVLWGDHGWHLGEKLRYKKFTLWDRAIRTSLLIKVPGMTPAGSRSGRTVSLLDLYPTLIDLCGLPPNEKNEGNSIVPLLKNPTTEWLHPALTQMGKDRNSLRNERWRYLRYEDGGEELYDHQNDPNEWTNLAGMSEYKQIKDALEKQLDDLLKKTKTVKK from the coding sequence GTGTATCAAAAAATAAACCTTTGGCTATTATTTCCATTCGTAGCCATCGCATGCTCCTGTGCGATCAAAAACGGCATGGAAACAACGGCTACACCCCAACAGCAGTATAATATTCTCTTTATCGCCGTAGATGACCTCAATGACTGGACGGGCTTCCTCGGCCAGTATCCACAAACCCTGACGCCCAATATGGACAAGCTGGCAGCACAAGGGATGGCCTTTGAAAAAGCCTATTGCGCAGCACCCGTCTGCAATCCCTCCCGCGCTGCTATCATGTCGGGGTATCGTTGCGCTACGACTGGTATTTACCACAATGAAGACGATGTTTTTTCTTATCCGCTCATTCAACAGTCCTTAATGCTGCCCCAATATTTTTCCAAATATGGCTATCAGACCATGGCTAGAGGAAAAATTTATCATACTCCTGCCACCGGTCAACATACCTGGGATGTTTGGTCAAAAACAGCAGGTGGATATGGGAACGTAAAAAAGGAACCAGGCAAAATGGCAAATGGCATTCCCGTAGGCGAAATGCCCGAAAATATGGATTGGGGACCAACCGACCTTCCTTTTGAAGAAACGCAAGATTTTCTAACGGCAGATTGGGCGGCGAAGCAATTGGCTGACAAGCATGAAAAGCCCTTTTTCTTGGCCTGTGGCCTCTTTCGACCCCATTTAAAATGGCATGTGCCTCAAGCTTTTTTTGATAAATTTAATCCCGATTTACTTCAACTTCCGTTGGTAAAGGAAGACGATTTGAACGATGTGGCTGAAAAAAAACCTATGCCAACCAAGGAATACCTGACCATCAAAAAATATGGCAAAGAAAAGGAGGCGCTCCAGGCTTATCTAGCCAGTATCAACTATGCCGATGCCTGCATTGGCCATTTGCTGGATGCACTAGATAAAAGTAAATACCGGGATAATACGATTGTCGTCCTTTGGGGAGACCACGGCTGGCACCTGGGCGAAAAATTGCGCTATAAGAAATTCACACTCTGGGATAGGGCCATTCGCACCTCCTTACTCATCAAAGTGCCAGGTATGACCCCTGCTGGCAGTCGCAGCGGACGAACCGTTAGCCTTTTGGACCTCTACCCAACCCTAATCGACCTGTGTGGCTTGCCACCCAATGAAAAAAACGAGGGTAATAGCATCGTCCCACTACTGAAAAACCCAACTACCGAATGGCTTCATCCTGCACTCACCCAAATGGGAAAAGACCGAAATAGCTTGCGCAACGAACGCTGGCGTTACCTTCGTTATGAAGATGGCGGAGAGGAATTGTATGACCACCAAAATGACCCCAATGAATGGACCAACTTAGCGGGTATGTCCGAATATAAACAAATAAAGGACGCCTTGGAAAAGCAGTTGGACGACTTATTGAAAAAAACAAAAACAGTAAAAAAGTGA
- a CDS encoding four-carbon acid sugar kinase family protein, with translation MRTEIQNTSALLSRLPIPRNIDLVEAIQAAKAAKLDAIIVLDDDPTGTQTVHHIPVLTDWSKGTLLKEFQKGTPLFYILTNSRSLDAGEAEGLAYDIGQNIQEAAKVANIRYWVISRSDSTLRGHYPGEVETLELGLGLQNGIHFIIPAFFEGGRYTINNIHYVQQNGQMIPAAQTPYARDKEFGYHFSDLRNWIAEKTKGAVPASEVIAYSIDELRTGTLESLVAKLNQLEVGTTCIVNAADYADLRFFSLALLKSNIQPILRTAASFVAALGGIGDKALLKGVEVVTPGENGGLIIVGSYVPATSLQLNHLLAHKPHLERLEIDVRQVLQLEKSDKWWPSFVLQINQAMQAGKTVVVYTSRSFVSAYTAKEAQSIGSQLSQFVVNIILNLMVRPTYILTKGGITSSDVATKGLGVKRAIVQGQILKGVPVWKLGTETKFPGMAQIIFPGNVGTESSLTEVVHKLSQ, from the coding sequence ATGAGGACCGAAATTCAAAACACTTCCGCATTACTCTCCCGCCTGCCCATACCTAGAAATATAGACCTGGTTGAGGCCATTCAAGCAGCCAAGGCTGCCAAGCTAGACGCCATTATTGTATTAGACGATGACCCTACCGGCACCCAGACGGTCCATCATATTCCGGTGTTAACGGATTGGTCTAAAGGGACCCTTTTAAAAGAATTTCAAAAAGGAACCCCCTTATTTTATATCCTGACAAACTCCAGAAGCCTGGATGCGGGAGAAGCAGAAGGGTTGGCATATGACATAGGCCAAAATATCCAGGAAGCGGCAAAGGTGGCAAATATTCGATATTGGGTAATCAGTAGAAGTGATAGTACTTTAAGGGGACATTATCCGGGAGAGGTAGAAACACTGGAATTAGGCCTGGGCTTGCAAAATGGTATCCACTTTATTATTCCTGCTTTTTTTGAAGGAGGTAGATATACCATCAATAACATCCATTATGTACAGCAAAATGGGCAAATGATTCCAGCAGCCCAAACCCCTTATGCCCGAGATAAAGAATTTGGTTATCATTTTTCTGACTTAAGGAATTGGATAGCCGAAAAAACAAAAGGGGCTGTTCCTGCTTCCGAAGTCATTGCTTATTCCATTGATGAACTCCGTACCGGTACCCTCGAAAGCCTGGTTGCTAAATTGAATCAACTAGAAGTGGGGACAACTTGTATTGTAAATGCAGCAGATTATGCGGACCTGCGTTTCTTTTCACTGGCTTTGTTAAAATCCAATATCCAACCCATCTTAAGAACAGCGGCTTCTTTTGTTGCAGCCCTCGGCGGCATAGGGGATAAAGCCTTGTTAAAAGGAGTGGAGGTTGTCACACCTGGCGAAAATGGAGGGCTGATCATCGTGGGGTCTTATGTTCCTGCTACTTCCCTACAATTGAACCATTTACTGGCACATAAACCGCATTTGGAAAGACTGGAAATAGATGTTCGCCAGGTTCTGCAACTTGAAAAATCAGATAAGTGGTGGCCAAGCTTTGTGCTTCAAATCAACCAGGCCATGCAGGCGGGAAAAACGGTCGTTGTGTATACTAGCCGTAGTTTTGTTAGCGCCTATACTGCCAAAGAAGCCCAATCCATCGGTTCACAGCTCTCTCAGTTTGTCGTAAATATCATCCTTAATTTAATGGTACGTCCAACCTATATTCTAACCAAAGGCGGCATTACGTCTAGCGATGTGGCCACCAAGGGCCTAGGGGTTAAAAGGGCCATCGTACAAGGACAAATCCTTAAAGGAGTGCCCGTTTGGAAATTGGGGACTGAAACCAAGTTTCCTGGTATGGCACAGATTATTTTTCCAGGTAATGTAGGAACGGAAAGTTCATTGACCGAGGTCGTCCATAAATTGAGTCAGTAG